The following proteins come from a genomic window of Micromonospora echinofusca:
- a CDS encoding D-arabinono-1,4-lactone oxidase: MAGTAPPTLAGWSNWAGNQRATATAILRPTSLADVADAVRAAATTGDRIRAVGSGHSFTGVAVTDGRRMELADLDTGVRVDVDRRLVTVPAGTTLRALNDLLAAHGLALPNLGDIDAQTIAGAISTGTHGTGAGYGCLSTFVEALTLVTGTGEVLRCSADEHPDVFAAARVSLGALGVLVEVTLRCVDAFVLLAHERPAPLAAVLDELPSLVREHDHAEFYWFPYTDRVQVKTNDRVPADDRPLPPWRGWLDDEFLSNTVFAGACRLGRAVPALAPGISAVSARALTERRYTGRSDQVFCTPRRVRFLEMEYALPRDALREALDALRRIVDGLPFKVLFPVEVRFTAPDDIWLSHGYGRESAYVAVHQYVGMPYEPYFRAFEQVAASLGGRPHWGKLHWRDAESLAPAYPRWADFQALRARLDPHHLFTNPHLTRTLG; the protein is encoded by the coding sequence ATGGCCGGCACCGCACCGCCCACCCTGGCAGGCTGGTCCAACTGGGCCGGCAACCAACGCGCCACCGCCACCGCCATCCTGCGCCCCACCTCCCTCGCCGACGTGGCCGACGCCGTGCGCGCCGCCGCGACGACCGGGGACCGGATCAGGGCGGTGGGCAGCGGCCACTCCTTCACCGGCGTCGCGGTCACCGACGGGCGGCGGATGGAACTGGCCGACCTCGACACCGGGGTACGGGTCGACGTCGATCGCCGACTGGTCACCGTACCGGCCGGGACCACCCTGCGCGCGCTCAACGATCTGCTCGCCGCCCACGGCCTGGCACTGCCCAATCTGGGCGACATCGACGCCCAGACGATCGCCGGGGCGATCTCCACCGGCACCCACGGCACCGGCGCCGGGTACGGCTGCCTCTCGACGTTCGTCGAGGCGCTCACGCTCGTCACCGGCACCGGCGAGGTGCTGCGCTGCTCCGCCGACGAGCACCCCGACGTCTTCGCCGCCGCCCGGGTGTCGCTGGGCGCGCTCGGCGTACTCGTCGAGGTGACCCTGCGCTGCGTGGACGCGTTCGTGCTCCTCGCCCACGAACGGCCCGCGCCGCTCGCCGCCGTGCTCGACGAACTGCCCTCGCTGGTGCGGGAGCACGACCACGCCGAGTTCTACTGGTTCCCCTACACCGATCGGGTGCAGGTCAAGACCAATGACCGGGTGCCCGCCGACGACCGGCCGCTGCCCCCGTGGCGCGGCTGGCTCGACGACGAGTTCCTGTCCAACACCGTCTTCGCCGGGGCCTGCCGGCTGGGCCGCGCCGTGCCGGCGCTCGCCCCGGGCATCAGCGCCGTCTCCGCCCGCGCGCTCACCGAGCGCCGCTACACCGGCCGCTCCGACCAGGTCTTCTGCACCCCGCGCCGGGTCCGCTTCTTGGAGATGGAGTACGCGCTGCCGCGCGACGCCCTGCGCGAGGCCCTCGACGCGCTGCGCCGGATCGTCGACGGGCTGCCGTTCAAGGTGCTCTTCCCGGTCGAGGTGCGCTTCACCGCCCCCGACGACATCTGGCTCTCCCACGGCTACGGGCGCGAATCGGCGTACGTGGCCGTCCACCAGTACGTCGGCATGCCGTACGAGCCGTACTTCCGGGCCTTCGAGCAGGTCGCCGCGAGCCTCGGCGGCCGACCCCACTGGGGCAAGCTGCACTGGCGCGACGCGGAGTCACTCGCCCCGGCGTACCCCCGCTGGGCGGACTTCCAGGCGCTGCGCGCCCGCCTCGACCCGCACCACCTCTTCACCAACCCCCACCTCACCCGAACCCTGGGCTGA
- a CDS encoding DUF559 domain-containing protein: MIARFTPSLAALGRAVPGDDADELTWLLFRQDEVISLDQALRHLTHKAIRHRVTSGRWRHVHRAVFVAHSGPIGPAQLRWIAVLAAGPGAMLGGLTAAQAGGLRGFPDLAVHLLLPAGRRRELPQRVVAHRTTHLPERDVLAVGQPRRTMPARSVVDAAQWARTDAEARAIVAAGFQQRIVSEEDLREVLDRMPRLRRRKLILSVATDAGGGAHSLAELDFLTLTRRAGLPEPTRQKMRYDATGRRRYLDAYFEEWKVHVEIDGGQHLDPRAAWADMRRQNDLWAEGDRVLRFPSWALRAHPAEVMAQLRTALRRAGWSG, translated from the coding sequence GTGATAGCCCGCTTCACACCATCCCTGGCGGCGCTGGGCCGGGCGGTGCCCGGCGACGACGCCGACGAATTGACCTGGTTGCTCTTCCGGCAGGACGAGGTGATCAGCCTCGACCAGGCGCTTCGACACCTGACCCACAAGGCGATCCGGCACCGGGTGACCAGCGGACGGTGGCGACACGTTCACCGTGCCGTCTTCGTCGCCCACAGCGGGCCGATCGGCCCCGCACAGCTTCGGTGGATCGCGGTGCTGGCCGCCGGGCCGGGCGCGATGCTCGGTGGGCTCACGGCCGCCCAGGCGGGAGGCCTACGCGGCTTTCCCGATTTGGCGGTCCATCTCCTGTTGCCGGCTGGCCGGCGGCGGGAGCTGCCGCAACGAGTGGTGGCACACCGGACGACCCATCTGCCGGAGCGAGACGTGCTCGCCGTCGGGCAGCCACGTCGGACGATGCCCGCCCGGTCGGTCGTGGACGCGGCGCAGTGGGCGCGTACCGACGCGGAGGCCCGGGCGATCGTCGCGGCAGGCTTCCAGCAACGGATCGTGTCCGAGGAGGACCTGCGCGAGGTCCTCGACCGGATGCCACGGCTGCGTCGCCGGAAACTGATCCTGAGCGTCGCCACGGACGCGGGCGGCGGGGCGCACTCCCTGGCCGAGTTGGACTTCCTGACCCTGACCCGCCGTGCCGGACTGCCCGAACCCACTCGACAGAAGATGAGGTACGACGCCACGGGCCGGCGCCGCTACCTCGACGCGTACTTCGAGGAGTGGAAGGTGCACGTCGAGATCGACGGCGGACAGCATCTCGACCCGCGTGCGGCCTGGGCCGACATGCGCCGCCAGAACGACCTGTGGGCCGAAGGGGATCGCGTCCTCCGATTCCCTTCCTGGGCCCTCCGCGCCCACCCGGCCGAGGTCATGGCCCAACTTCGTACGGCACTGCGCAGAGCGGGCTGGTCCGGCTGA
- the topA gene encoding type I DNA topoisomerase produces the protein MPSKAGTTRLVIVESPAKAKTISGYLGPGYVVEASFGHVRDLPRNAADVPAKYKGEPWARLGVDVDNGFHALYVVSADRRQQISKLVKLAKEVDEIFLATDEDREGEAIAWHLVETLKPKVPVKRMVFHEITKPAIQAAVANPREIDRDLVDAQEARRILDRLYGYEVSPVLWKKVMPKLSAGRVQSVATRIVVERERQRMAFRTAEYWDILATLAVANAGEGPRTFNATLVALNGDRIATGKDFEPTTGRVKAGAGVVHLDSGGARGLAARLEGRPFTVTRVEEKPYRRRPYAPFITSTLQQEAARKLRFSSQQTMRTAQRLYENGYITYMRTDSVNLSETAIAAARRQIVELYGERSVPPEPRRYTGKVKNAQEAHEAIRPAGDNFRTPGDVAKELSAEEFKLYELIWRRTIASQMTDAVGSSVSVRIRAVSSAQEEADFGATGKTITDPGFLRAYVESSDDENAEAEDAERRLPNLVKDQPLTADELAAQGHHTQPPSRYTEASLVKALEELGIGRPSTYASIMQTIQDRGYVTKRGQAMIPTFLAFAVIGLLERHYPRLIDYDFTASMENELDEIAGGDHAAVDFLTAFYFGSANGAGDQDIARSGGLKKLVTENLNEIDARSVNSIPLFTDDEGREVVVRVGRYGPYLQRAVPGEQQAPAAEGEEGGGQGDRAPIPEGLAPDELTPEKVHELFLGGGGERKLGDDPATGEPILLKSGRFGPYVASGERKSSLLRSQSPDSLTFDEALKLLSLPRVVGLAPDGAEVLANNGRYGPYVKRGDEFRSLDSEEKMFTVTLDEALALLAAPKARQRRAAAPPLREMGVDPLTEKPLVIKDGRFGPYVTDGETNASLRRGQTPEALSIEEASEMLAEKRAKGPAPKKTAAKKAPAKKAPAKKATAAKKTAAATKSTAAKKTTTAKATTAKKAPAKKAAPRKATTSPD, from the coding sequence GTGCCGAGCAAAGCTGGAACCACCCGTCTGGTCATCGTCGAGTCACCGGCGAAGGCCAAGACGATCTCGGGCTATCTCGGCCCGGGGTACGTCGTGGAGGCCAGCTTCGGCCACGTCCGGGACCTCCCGCGCAACGCCGCCGACGTGCCGGCGAAGTACAAGGGCGAGCCCTGGGCCCGTCTCGGGGTGGACGTCGACAACGGTTTCCACGCCCTCTACGTGGTCTCCGCCGACCGCAGGCAGCAGATCAGCAAGCTGGTGAAGCTCGCCAAGGAGGTCGACGAGATCTTCCTGGCGACGGATGAGGACCGCGAGGGCGAGGCGATCGCCTGGCACCTGGTGGAGACCCTCAAGCCCAAGGTGCCGGTCAAGCGGATGGTCTTCCACGAGATCACCAAGCCGGCCATCCAGGCCGCGGTGGCCAACCCCCGCGAGATCGACCGGGACCTGGTCGACGCCCAGGAGGCCCGGCGCATCCTCGACCGCCTCTACGGCTACGAGGTCTCACCCGTGCTGTGGAAGAAGGTCATGCCGAAGCTCTCGGCGGGCCGGGTGCAGTCCGTGGCGACCCGGATCGTGGTGGAGCGCGAGCGGCAGCGGATGGCCTTCCGCACGGCGGAATACTGGGACATCCTGGCCACGCTGGCCGTCGCGAACGCCGGTGAGGGGCCGCGCACCTTCAACGCCACCCTGGTCGCGCTGAACGGTGACCGGATCGCCACCGGCAAGGACTTCGAGCCGACCACCGGCCGGGTGAAGGCCGGCGCCGGCGTCGTGCACCTCGACTCCGGCGGCGCCCGGGGGCTCGCGGCCCGCCTGGAGGGCCGGCCGTTCACCGTCACCCGGGTCGAAGAGAAGCCCTACCGCCGCCGCCCGTACGCGCCGTTCATCACCTCCACCCTCCAGCAGGAGGCGGCCCGCAAGCTGCGGTTCTCGTCGCAGCAGACGATGCGCACCGCGCAGCGCCTCTACGAGAACGGCTACATCACCTACATGCGTACCGACTCGGTGAACCTGTCGGAGACCGCCATCGCGGCGGCCCGCCGGCAGATCGTCGAGCTGTACGGCGAGCGCAGCGTGCCGCCGGAGCCGCGCCGCTACACCGGCAAGGTGAAGAACGCGCAGGAGGCGCACGAGGCGATCCGCCCGGCGGGGGACAACTTCCGCACCCCGGGCGACGTGGCCAAGGAGCTGTCGGCCGAGGAGTTCAAGCTCTACGAGCTGATCTGGCGGCGCACCATCGCCTCGCAGATGACCGACGCCGTCGGCTCCAGCGTCTCGGTGCGCATCCGCGCCGTCTCCTCCGCCCAGGAGGAGGCCGACTTCGGCGCGACCGGCAAGACCATCACCGACCCGGGCTTCCTGCGGGCGTACGTCGAGTCCAGCGACGACGAGAACGCCGAGGCCGAGGACGCCGAGCGCCGCCTGCCCAACCTGGTCAAGGACCAGCCGCTCACCGCCGACGAGCTGGCCGCGCAGGGCCACCACACCCAGCCGCCGTCGCGCTACACGGAGGCGTCGCTGGTCAAGGCACTGGAGGAGCTGGGCATCGGCCGCCCGTCGACGTACGCGTCGATCATGCAGACCATCCAGGACCGCGGCTACGTGACCAAGCGCGGCCAGGCGATGATCCCGACCTTCCTGGCGTTCGCGGTGATCGGCCTGCTGGAGCGGCACTACCCGCGCCTGATCGACTACGACTTCACCGCCAGCATGGAGAACGAGCTGGACGAGATCGCCGGTGGTGACCACGCTGCCGTCGACTTCCTCACCGCGTTCTACTTCGGCAGCGCCAACGGTGCCGGCGACCAGGACATCGCCCGCTCGGGCGGGCTGAAGAAGCTGGTCACCGAGAACCTCAACGAGATCGACGCGCGCAGCGTCAACTCGATCCCGCTCTTCACCGACGACGAGGGCCGCGAGGTCGTCGTGCGGGTGGGCCGCTACGGGCCGTACCTCCAGCGGGCGGTGCCGGGCGAGCAGCAGGCGCCGGCCGCCGAGGGCGAGGAGGGCGGCGGCCAGGGCGACCGGGCGCCGATCCCCGAGGGGCTGGCGCCCGACGAGCTGACCCCCGAGAAGGTGCACGAGCTGTTCCTCGGCGGCGGGGGCGAGCGCAAGCTCGGCGACGACCCGGCCACCGGCGAGCCGATCCTGCTCAAGTCGGGCCGCTTCGGCCCCTACGTGGCCAGCGGCGAGCGCAAGTCGTCGCTGCTGCGTTCGCAGTCGCCGGACTCGCTGACCTTCGACGAGGCGCTGAAGCTGCTCAGCCTGCCCCGGGTGGTCGGTTTGGCCCCGGACGGCGCCGAGGTGCTCGCCAACAACGGCCGCTACGGCCCGTACGTCAAGCGCGGCGACGAGTTCCGCTCGCTGGACTCCGAAGAGAAGATGTTCACCGTCACGCTGGACGAGGCGCTGGCCCTGCTGGCCGCCCCGAAGGCCCGCCAGCGTCGGGCCGCCGCGCCGCCCCTGCGGGAGATGGGCGTCGACCCGCTGACGGAGAAGCCGCTGGTCATCAAGGACGGCCGCTTCGGCCCGTACGTGACCGACGGCGAGACCAACGCGTCGCTGCGGCGCGGCCAGACCCCGGAGGCGCTGAGCATCGAGGAGGCCTCCGAGATGCTCGCCGAGAAGCGGGCGAAGGGGCCGGCGCCGAAGAAGACCGCCGCGAAGAAGGCACCCGCGAAGAAGGCGCCGGCCAAGAAGGCCACGGCGGCGAAGAAGACGGCCGCGGCGACCAAGTCGACGGCCGCGAAGAAGACCACGACGGCCAAGGCCACCACGGCGAAGAAGGCCCCAGCCAAGAAGGCGGCCCCCCGGAAGGCCACCACCAGCCCCGACTGA
- a CDS encoding sodium-translocating pyrophosphatase, whose product MSDTLAAEGGGISLTGNNVTYVVIAAVIALVALAFAGALTKAVLAAGKGTNKMQEISGAVQEGASAYLLRQFRTLAIFVVVAVVLLFLLPVHDTDGSETAVKIGRSVFFVVGALFSAFIGGAGMWLATRANLRVAAAAREREGGREAAMKIAFRTGGVVGFLTVGLGLFGAALVVLFYRSDAPTVLEGFGFGAALLAMFMRVGGGIFTKAADVGADLVGKVEQGIPEDDPRNAATIADNVGDNVGDCAGMAADLFESYAVTLVAALILGRAAFGEQGLVFPLIVSTIGVLIAIVGVFITRLRASDRNGLTAINRAFYISAVLSAVLVAIATWAYLPATFAELEGGLTDVSENPRVVAIGAVVIGIVLAAAIQALTGYFTETNRRPVQDIGKSSQTGAATVILAGISVGLESAVYSALLIGAGVFGAFLLGGSSITLSLFAVALAGTGLLTTVGVIVAMDTFGPISDNAQGVAEMSGDIDEHGARTLTELDAVGNTTKAITKGIAIATAVLAATALFGSYTDTLRSAYSDAGVGDVGAEILNSLNVANPRNLVGLIIGAAVVFLFSGLAINAVSRSAGAVVMEVRRQFRELPGIMDGTQRPEYGKVVDICTRDAQRELITPGLLAILAPIAVGFGLGPGALAAYLAGAIGAGTLMAVFLSNSGGAWDNAKKLVEDGAYGGKGSESHAATVIGDTVGDPFKDTAGPAINPLIKVMNLVSLLIAPAVVAWSVGDERNTALRVGIAVVATLIIVAAVVFSKRKGVAMSDSDSGSGAGSPGQRPETVNA is encoded by the coding sequence ATGTCCGACACCTTGGCCGCCGAGGGCGGCGGGATCTCCCTCACCGGAAACAACGTCACGTACGTCGTCATCGCCGCGGTCATCGCGCTGGTGGCGCTCGCCTTCGCCGGCGCGCTGACGAAGGCCGTGCTGGCCGCCGGCAAGGGCACCAACAAAATGCAGGAGATCTCCGGCGCGGTCCAGGAGGGCGCCTCGGCCTATCTGCTGCGGCAGTTCCGGACCCTGGCGATCTTCGTGGTCGTCGCCGTGGTGCTGCTCTTCCTGCTGCCGGTGCACGACACCGACGGCAGCGAGACGGCGGTGAAGATCGGCCGGTCCGTCTTCTTCGTCGTGGGCGCGCTGTTCAGCGCGTTCATCGGCGGCGCGGGCATGTGGCTGGCCACCCGGGCCAACCTGCGGGTGGCCGCCGCCGCCCGGGAGCGCGAGGGCGGCCGGGAAGCCGCGATGAAGATCGCCTTCCGTACGGGTGGCGTGGTCGGCTTCCTCACCGTCGGCCTCGGCCTCTTCGGCGCCGCGCTGGTCGTGCTGTTCTACCGCAGCGACGCGCCGACCGTGCTGGAGGGCTTCGGCTTCGGCGCCGCGCTGCTCGCCATGTTCATGCGGGTCGGCGGCGGCATCTTCACCAAGGCCGCCGACGTCGGCGCCGACCTGGTCGGCAAGGTCGAGCAGGGCATCCCCGAGGACGACCCGCGCAACGCCGCGACCATCGCCGACAACGTGGGCGACAACGTGGGTGACTGCGCCGGCATGGCCGCCGACCTCTTCGAGTCGTACGCGGTCACCCTGGTCGCCGCGCTGATCCTCGGCCGCGCCGCGTTCGGCGAGCAGGGCCTGGTCTTCCCGCTGATCGTCTCCACCATCGGCGTGCTCATCGCGATCGTCGGCGTCTTCATCACCCGGCTGCGCGCCTCCGACCGCAACGGCCTGACCGCGATCAACCGGGCCTTCTACATCTCGGCGGTGCTCTCCGCGGTGCTCGTGGCGATCGCCACGTGGGCGTACCTGCCGGCCACCTTCGCCGAGCTGGAGGGCGGGCTGACCGACGTCAGCGAGAACCCGCGGGTGGTCGCCATCGGCGCGGTCGTCATCGGCATCGTGCTGGCGGCGGCGATCCAGGCGCTGACCGGCTACTTCACCGAGACCAACCGGCGCCCGGTGCAGGACATCGGCAAGAGCTCGCAGACCGGCGCCGCCACCGTCATCCTCGCCGGCATCAGCGTCGGCCTGGAGTCGGCGGTCTACTCGGCGCTGCTGATCGGCGCCGGCGTGTTCGGCGCGTTCCTGCTCGGCGGCAGCTCCATCACGCTCTCGCTGTTCGCCGTGGCGCTGGCCGGCACCGGCCTGCTGACCACGGTCGGCGTGATCGTCGCGATGGACACCTTCGGCCCGATCTCCGACAACGCCCAGGGCGTGGCGGAGATGTCCGGCGACATCGACGAGCACGGCGCCCGGACACTCACCGAGCTGGACGCGGTCGGCAACACCACCAAGGCGATCACCAAGGGCATCGCGATCGCCACGGCGGTGCTCGCCGCGACGGCGCTGTTCGGCTCGTACACCGACACGCTGCGCAGCGCGTACTCCGACGCGGGGGTGGGCGACGTCGGCGCCGAGATCCTCAACTCGCTGAACGTGGCGAACCCGCGCAACCTGGTCGGCCTGATCATCGGCGCCGCGGTGGTGTTCCTCTTCTCCGGCCTGGCCATCAACGCGGTCTCCCGCTCGGCCGGCGCGGTCGTGATGGAGGTACGCCGCCAGTTCCGCGAACTGCCCGGCATCATGGACGGCACCCAACGCCCCGAGTACGGCAAGGTCGTCGACATCTGCACCCGGGACGCGCAGCGCGAGCTGATCACCCCCGGGCTGCTCGCCATCCTCGCGCCGATCGCGGTGGGCTTCGGCCTCGGGCCGGGCGCGCTGGCGGCGTACCTGGCCGGTGCGATCGGCGCCGGCACGCTGATGGCGGTCTTCCTGTCCAACTCCGGCGGCGCCTGGGACAACGCCAAGAAGCTCGTCGAGGACGGCGCGTACGGCGGCAAGGGCTCCGAGTCGCACGCCGCCACGGTCATCGGCGACACCGTCGGCGACCCGTTCAAGGACACCGCCGGTCCGGCGATCAACCCGCTGATCAAGGTGATGAACCTGGTCTCGCTGCTGATCGCGCCGGCCGTGGTGGCCTGGAGCGTGGGCGACGAGCGGAACACCGCCCTGCGGGTGGGGATCGCCGTGGTGGCGACGCTGATCATCGTCGCGGCGGTGGTGTTCAGCAAGCGCAAGGGCGTGGCGATGTCCGACTCCGACTCGGGCTCGGGCGCGGGCAGCCCCGGCCAGCGGCCGGAAACGGTCAACGCCTGA
- a CDS encoding ATP-binding protein has product MATVKLSFSPAPVHVRTARLVGVAVARRAGVREELLDEVRLAIGEACTRAVALHRQYGVPEPVLVEMSDSGVYAVRVVDRAPIEAGLGLAALNADQLANESLNEDDLTTGVGFALLAGFVEDLQVRPVEEGVGTEVRMVWPVGR; this is encoded by the coding sequence ATGGCCACCGTCAAGCTCTCCTTCTCGCCGGCCCCGGTGCACGTGCGCACCGCGCGCCTGGTCGGGGTGGCGGTCGCCCGGCGGGCCGGGGTCCGCGAGGAGCTGCTCGACGAGGTACGGCTGGCCATCGGCGAGGCGTGCACGCGCGCGGTCGCCCTGCACCGCCAGTACGGCGTGCCCGAGCCCGTGCTCGTGGAGATGTCCGACTCGGGGGTGTACGCGGTGCGCGTCGTCGACCGCGCGCCGATCGAGGCGGGTCTCGGCCTGGCCGCGCTGAACGCCGACCAGCTCGCCAACGAGTCGCTCAACGAGGACGACCTGACCACCGGCGTCGGCTTCGCCCTGCTGGCCGGTTTCGTCGAGGATCTCCAGGTCCGCCCGGTCGAGGAGGGCGTCGGCACCGAGGTGCGGATGGTCTGGCCCGTCGGCCGTTGA
- a CDS encoding STAS domain-containing protein produces the protein MELSLTTRTVGEHTVLEVGGEVDVYTAPRLRERLLELIDGGARHVVVDLGRVDFLDSTGLGVLVGALKRLRAAGGSFALVCDKEPLLKIFRITALDQVFPLHPTVDAAIGAGPAGTGV, from the coding sequence ATGGAGCTGTCGCTGACGACCCGCACCGTGGGCGAGCACACGGTGCTCGAGGTCGGCGGTGAGGTGGACGTCTACACCGCGCCGCGGCTGCGGGAACGGCTCCTCGAGCTGATCGACGGCGGGGCCCGCCACGTCGTGGTCGACCTGGGCCGGGTCGACTTCCTGGACTCCACCGGGTTGGGCGTGCTGGTCGGCGCGCTCAAGCGGCTGCGCGCGGCCGGCGGCTCGTTCGCGCTGGTCTGCGACAAGGAGCCGCTGCTCAAGATCTTCCGGATCACGGCGCTCGACCAGGTCTTCCCGCTGCATCCCACGGTCGACGCGGCGATCGGCGCCGGCCCGGCCGGCACCGGCGTCTGA
- a CDS encoding DEAD/DEAH box helicase, whose translation MTSDPARRNPGPSSAATVVAGGGLGRTPADLLGRLRARTGADPVTHVERVPARAGEPAGWPDWAPEELRAAFARRGVVAPWRHQAEAATQAYDGRHVVVATGTASGKSLAYQLPALATLLADPRATVLYLAPTKALAADQLRAVAALELEGVRPACYDGDTPRAEREWIRKHSRFVLTNPDMLHHGILPGHAQWSGFLRRLTYVVIDECHTYRGVFGSHVAHVLRRLRRQCARFRSTPVFVLASATSGDPATAAGRLTGLPVAAVTEDTSPRGGVTFALWEPPLLPPPDSAADQQADLTQVRRSALRETADLLADAVAEGVRTLAFVRSRRGAEVVAANARRALDEAVPGLGDRVAAYRAGYLREERRELERALLHGDLLGLASTNALELGVDLVGLDAVLICGYPGTRASLWQQAGRAGRSGQEALAVLVARDDPLDTYLVHHPEAVFGRPVEATVLDPANPYVLAPQLACAAAEAPLTPDDLALFGDGAKEAVDQLVAAGALRQRPTGWYWRHRERPEVDLRGEGGVPVCVVEAATGRLLGTVDGGSSHFLLHPGAVYLHQGVSYVVDSLDLADGCALVHPEEPDWSTHARDVTSLSVVNVRSYVDAGPVGLFLGEVDVTSQVVSYQRRRIATGEVIDTRPLDLPARELRTVAVWFTLSPQSLTAAGVEPADVPGALHAAEHAAIGLLPLTATCDRWDIGGLSTALHPDTEAPTVFVYDGHPGGAGFAERAYGTAAAWLRATRDAIAECGCETGCPSCVQSPKCGNGNNPLSKPDAVRVLEVVLANLPDGVPAPGPSEGRPGDPPVPAGRAAPDDDTVPGAPSGPGAQRDPGGPSRLAEAGSGDVAVPGGGKQA comes from the coding sequence GTGACCTCCGACCCGGCGCGCCGCAACCCGGGGCCGTCGTCCGCAGCCACCGTAGTCGCAGGTGGCGGGCTCGGGCGAACGCCGGCCGACCTGCTGGGCAGGCTGCGCGCCCGCACCGGCGCCGACCCGGTCACCCACGTCGAGCGGGTGCCGGCACGGGCCGGCGAGCCCGCCGGATGGCCGGACTGGGCGCCCGAGGAACTGCGCGCGGCGTTCGCCCGCCGCGGCGTGGTCGCGCCCTGGCGGCACCAGGCCGAGGCGGCCACCCAGGCGTACGACGGCCGGCACGTGGTGGTGGCCACCGGCACGGCGTCCGGCAAGTCCCTGGCCTACCAGCTTCCCGCGCTGGCCACCCTGCTCGCCGACCCCCGGGCCACCGTGCTCTACCTGGCGCCGACGAAGGCGCTCGCCGCCGACCAGTTGCGCGCCGTCGCCGCGCTGGAGCTGGAGGGCGTACGCCCGGCCTGCTACGACGGCGACACCCCACGCGCCGAGCGGGAGTGGATCCGCAAGCACTCCCGGTTCGTGCTGACGAACCCGGACATGCTGCACCACGGCATCCTGCCCGGGCACGCCCAGTGGTCCGGCTTCCTGCGCCGGCTCACGTACGTCGTGATCGACGAGTGCCACACCTACCGCGGCGTCTTCGGCTCGCACGTCGCGCACGTGCTGCGCCGGCTGCGCCGGCAGTGTGCCCGGTTCCGCAGCACGCCCGTCTTCGTGCTGGCCTCGGCCACCTCCGGCGACCCGGCGACGGCGGCCGGGCGGCTCACCGGGCTGCCCGTCGCCGCCGTCACCGAGGACACCTCGCCGCGCGGCGGGGTGACGTTCGCGCTCTGGGAACCGCCGCTGCTGCCGCCGCCGGACTCCGCCGCCGACCAGCAGGCGGACCTCACCCAGGTCCGCCGCTCGGCCCTGCGGGAGACGGCCGACCTGCTCGCCGACGCGGTCGCCGAGGGCGTACGCACGCTCGCCTTCGTGCGTTCCCGGCGCGGCGCCGAGGTGGTCGCGGCGAACGCCCGTCGCGCCCTCGACGAGGCGGTACCGGGGCTCGGCGACCGGGTGGCCGCCTACCGGGCCGGCTACCTGCGCGAGGAGCGGCGCGAACTGGAACGCGCACTGCTGCACGGCGACCTGCTCGGGCTGGCCTCGACCAACGCGCTGGAGCTGGGCGTCGACCTGGTGGGCCTCGACGCGGTGCTCATCTGCGGGTACCCGGGGACCCGCGCCTCGCTGTGGCAGCAGGCCGGCCGGGCGGGGCGCTCCGGGCAGGAGGCGCTCGCCGTGCTGGTCGCCCGGGACGACCCGCTCGACACCTACCTCGTGCACCACCCCGAGGCGGTCTTCGGGCGCCCGGTGGAGGCCACCGTGCTCGACCCGGCCAACCCGTACGTGCTGGCCCCGCAGCTCGCCTGCGCGGCGGCCGAGGCGCCGCTGACCCCCGACGACCTGGCACTCTTCGGCGACGGGGCGAAGGAGGCGGTGGACCAGCTGGTGGCGGCCGGGGCACTGCGGCAGCGGCCGACCGGCTGGTACTGGCGGCACCGGGAACGGCCCGAGGTCGACCTGCGCGGCGAGGGCGGCGTGCCGGTCTGCGTGGTCGAGGCGGCGACCGGGCGGCTGCTCGGCACCGTCGACGGCGGCTCCTCGCACTTCCTGCTCCACCCCGGCGCGGTCTACCTGCACCAGGGCGTCTCGTACGTGGTGGACTCGCTCGACCTGGCCGACGGGTGCGCGCTGGTGCACCCCGAGGAGCCGGACTGGTCCACCCACGCCCGCGACGTCACCTCGCTGTCGGTGGTGAACGTGCGCTCGTACGTGGACGCCGGTCCCGTCGGGCTCTTCCTCGGCGAGGTCGACGTGACCAGCCAGGTGGTGTCGTACCAGCGGCGGCGGATCGCCACCGGCGAGGTCATCGACACCCGTCCGCTGGACCTGCCGGCCCGGGAGCTGCGTACCGTCGCGGTCTGGTTCACCCTGTCGCCGCAGTCGCTGACGGCCGCCGGCGTGGAGCCCGCCGACGTACCGGGCGCACTGCACGCCGCCGAGCACGCCGCGATCGGCCTGCTGCCGCTCACCGCGACCTGCGACCGCTGGGACATCGGCGGGCTCTCCACGGCTCTGCACCCGGACACCGAGGCCCCGACCGTCTTCGTCTACGACGGGCACCCGGGTGGGGCCGGCTTCGCCGAGCGCGCGTACGGGACGGCGGCCGCCTGGCTGCGCGCCACCCGGGACGCGATCGCGGAGTGTGGCTGCGAGACGGGCTGCCCGTCCTGCGTGCAGTCCCCGAAGTGCGGCAACGGCAACAACCCGCTCTCCAAGCCGGACGCCGTCCGGGTGCTGGAGGTGGTACTCGCCAACCTGCCCGACGGCGTACCGGCCCCCGGCCCGTCCGAGGGCCGGCCGGGCGACCCTCCGGTTCCGGCGGGACGCGCCGCTCCGGACGACGACACCGTCCCCGGCGCGCCGAGCGGCCCGGGTGCTCAGCGCGATCCGGGCGGCCCGTCCCGGCTCGCGGAGGCGGGCTCGGGGGACGTTGCCGTCCCGGGTGGTGGAAAGCAGGCATAG